GGCGACGATCCGCTGCTCGTCCGGACCAGGACCGGCTATGTTCCCACCGTCCGCGCGGCGCGGTTGATACCGCATCTCGCCGAAACGCTCGCGGCAACCGACCGGCTGTTCTCCGGCGACAGGTTCGATCCGGCGACATCGACACGGCAGGTGCGTGTCGCCACCACCGATTATGGATCGGCGGTGGTGCTGACCGGGCTGGCGCGGGATCTGGCCCAGAGCGCGCCGGGCATTTCGCTGGAGGTGCGGCCATGGACCACGCACACCCTCGACGACCTCGAAAGCGGCCATGTCGATGTCGCGCTCTATACCGATGATCCTCTGCCGGCGGGCTTTCATCATCAGGCCTTGTTCGAGGAACGCTTCGCCTGCGTCGTGCGGCATGATCATCCGGTGCTGGCACATCGCGACCGGCACGGCCATGTGGCTGCCGCCCGGCTGGCCCGGCTGCCGCGCGTGCGTCTGTCCTATATAGACGGCACCAGGACCGAAATCGACGATCCGCTGGCGGCCTTCGGCGGCGATATCCTGGCGGCCTTCGGCGGGGGCACGACTGGCACTTTCACCACGCCGTATTTTCTGTCGGGGCCGCTGCTGTTGACCGGGTCGGATCACGTGCTGTGCATCACGCGCCGCATCGCCGATCTGGTCGCCGCCATGGCCGGGGTGGTGGTTCTCGATCTGCCGGAAGCGGGCGGCTTCACCTATTGCATGATCTGGCACGACCGCACCGATACGGACGACGGCATGACATGGCTGCGCCGG
Above is a window of Tistrella bauzanensis DNA encoding:
- a CDS encoding LysR family transcriptional regulator, whose product is MRISDDHGVGHIDIRALRFLALVLELRNITRAGEVMGLSQPAASRLLAQLRRALGDDPLLVRTRTGYVPTVRAARLIPHLAETLAATDRLFSGDRFDPATSTRQVRVATTDYGSAVVLTGLARDLAQSAPGISLEVRPWTTHTLDDLESGHVDVALYTDDPLPAGFHHQALFEERFACVVRHDHPVLAHRDRHGHVAAARLARLPRVRLSYIDGTRTEIDDPLAAFGGDILAAFGGGTTGTFTTPYFLSGPLLLTGSDHVLCITRRIADLVAAMAGVVVLDLPEAGGFTYCMIWHDRTDTDDGMTWLRRRILAGVA